In Eupeodes corollae chromosome 3, idEupCoro1.1, whole genome shotgun sequence, a single genomic region encodes these proteins:
- the LOC129952177 gene encoding beta-1,4-glucuronyltransferase 1 codes for MFKSTFFGIVSVFVVCNFLWTLHFLNSRNYFHNKSPNISLIAPKNLDDRITNEIVVPKKSKVSVFYPYNLAFSGINSEIGRWDNQRLYKIFDFALVGDRFAKLSASSIVCLATQSSIERLYSIVQVSKHWMGPISLAVFVSDNEEFSILQNYVTYLRLCFDFINDNISFHVLVPQSTSPLNTSQKHFAYTTSFDCHSPKVTLSKMLKSRSVESLKWRLRNVYPQNHLRNLARKGCQTKYVFLTDVDIVPSEDIFTHLSVFLRETNCRKMCAFVIPTYEIDSRAKFPADKVELLRLVKKNLARPFHENVFIYNQYATNFSRWQKDSRSDLATFISHNVTNFEFLYEPFYVAQDDSPAHDERFLGYGFTRNSQVYEMFIAGYTFHVLSPVFTCHWGLQMKKMKPAWREKQNNINRKRFESFKKEILARYGKDNSSPLTQKSKLKSCTRK; via the exons ATG TTCAAATCGACATTCTTTGGAATAGTTTCGGTGTTTGTGGTTTGCAATTTTTTATGGACACTTCATTTCCTGAATTCGAGAAACTATTTTCACAACAAAAGCCCCAACATATCTTTGATAGCACCAAAGAATTTAGACGATAGAATAACAAATGAAATAGTTGTTCCTAAAAAAAGCAAAGTATCCGTCTTTTATCCGTACAATTTGGCTTTTAGTGGCATTAATTCAGAAATTGGAAGATGGGACAATCAAAGGTTGTACAAAATATTCGACTTTGCTCTGGTGGGAGACAGATTTGCAAAGCTATCCGCCAGCAGCATAGTGTGTTTGGCCACTCAAAGCTCCATAGAAAGGTTGTATTCAATTGTCCAAGTCAGCAAGCATTGGATGGGTCCCATTTCCCTGGCTGTTTTTGTTTCCGATAATGAGGAGTtttctattttacaaaactatgTTACGTACTTGAGACTATGCTTTGATTTCATCAATGACAACATTAGTTTTCACGTTCTTGTTCCGCAATCAACAAGTCCACTAAATACATCCCAAAAGCATTTCGCGTACACCACAAGCTTTGACTGTCACTCACCAAAGGTCACTTTaagcaaaatgttaaaatctaGAAGCgttgaaagtttaaaatggAGATTAAGAAACGTCTATCCGCAGAATCATTTGCGAAACCTGGCAAGGAAAGGTTGCCAAAcaaagtatgtttttttaacCGATGTGGATATTGTGCCCAGTGAAGATATTTTCACACACTTGAGTGTGTTTCTGAGAGAAACAAATTGTAGGAAAATGTGCGCTTTTGTTATTCCAACTTATGAAATTGATAGTCGAGCCAAATTTCCAGCTGACAAAGTTGAACTTCTCCGGCTGGTAAAGAAAAATCTGGCCAGGCCATTCCATGAGAATGTGTTTATTTACAATCAATATGCTACAAATTTTTCGag ATGGCAGAAGGATTCAAGATCTGATCTGGCTACTTTTATAAGTCACAACGTAACAAACTTTGAGTTTTTGTACGAACCGTTCTATGTAGCGCAAGATGATTCTCCGGCTCACGATGAACGATTCTTGGGATACGGATTTACCCGCAATTCTCAG gtttacGAAATGTTTATAGCGGGTTATACGTTCCATGTCTTATCCCCGGTATTCACATGTCACTGGGGCTTACAAATGAAGAAAATGAAACCCGCTTGGAGAGAAAAGCAGAACAATATTAACAGAAAAAGATTCGAatcgtttaaaaaagaaattctagCTCGCTACGGAAAGGACAACAGCTCACCTCTAActcaaaaatctaaattaaaaagttgtacaagaaaatga